CCTGCAACTTTTATGCTTGGCCTTTTGTCTAATTGTGAGTCATGGAACAAAGTTCATCACAAAATACAGTAGAAGAAGGCTTATGTTCAGGTGGCTTCCTCATATTTATCCAACCTTACCTTCTAGCTAGTTAGGTTATATCTGCATTTTTCCTGCTAGCATCTTTGCTGTCTACTATTTCTTTCAGGTATCTCACCATAAAATTATTTCACGCACTGTTCTAGATAACTAAGGTGTCTTTCtggttggtttttggttttttattttgtgtgtgtgtgtgtgtgtgtgtgtgtgtgtgtgtgtgtgtgtgtaattcctTGCCATTTACTCTAGTGGTTTAAACACAAAACATATTCAAAACCTTATATCATAAGCTAtgattaagattttaaaataattgtttggtTTCTTACTTTGTTGCTAATTTTGTTTTGATCTTAGGTTTGTGCGAAGACTGCTTTACTTCTACAAGCCCAGCAGTAAATTGTATGCCAACCTGGATCTGGATTTTGCCAAGTCCAAGCAGCTCACCGTTGTGGGTTGCCAATTTACAGAATTTCTTCTTGAGTCTGAAGAGGTAATAAGCACTTCAAAATTTTTCAGAGCAAATGTTTTTCATTGAATTTggcctcttccttttatttctgagtatGTGTAAGTTGTATTTAGAAGCACAGAGGATGAGCCCAGACCTAGATTTGAATCCTGACTTTGTCACTAGCCAATTAGTCTTGTGACTTGGACGAGTTATGTGCTTTCTAGAAGACCTGGTTTTCTCCTTGTAAAATGGAAGATAATATCATCTTCATGTAGCATTGTGAAATGAACAAGTAATCAGTGATTGCTTCTGTTATTAGTAACTTTatcattatctttaaatattttggacttGATTAcagttcatttttctaattataagcAAAAGTGCTTTTCCAATAATATcgcaatgtattttcttttaggatGGGCAAGGATACTTAGAAGATCTGGTAAAAGATATTGTTCAATGGCTCAATGCTTCATCTGGAATGAAACCTGAACGAAGTCTTCAGAATAATGGTTTATTGACTACCCTGAGTCAacactactttttatttattggaACACTTTCTTGCCACCCTCATGGGGTCAAAATGCTGGAAAAATGCAGCGTATTTCAGTGGTGAATATCCCTAAATTCTGTTTCAAAATATacctgaactttatttttaatgtagtcaGAAATGGTGCACTTTTTATTCCGTATACatgtatttaagttttattaaaatacaaaaaaaagttatcttgCTGCTTTGTTATTCCCTTTTATGTGATATTTGTCATTAAATGCTTTTATGTAAAAatgcttgtttatatttttatcttttttttttttttttttttttttagcctcctTAACCTCTGTTCCTTGAAAAACCAAGATCACTTGCTGAAACTGACTGTTTCTAGCTTGGATTATAGCAGAGATGGATTGGCGAGAGTCATCCTTTCCAAAATCCTTACTGCGGCTACTGATGTGAGTACAACATAGGCAATAAAACTGTggttttataattgttataaacTGTAGTGATAATAATTGTATAACTCAGTACTTCATAAATTTTAGCCAAGCagaattaattattaattctaAGAATATGGAATGGAATttgagtttactttaaaatagtaGTTCCTCCAAGGGACTGTGTGTaggacccattttttttttctttaaaggggaAGAAGCAGCTAGATtgagacaaatattttatttactagaCTAAATATATCAAGGGCTAGACCATCAATTTCAATTTTTCTGCCATTTTCAAGTAGCAAAACTGTCCCAAAACAAAGTCCAAGTTGACATCCATgctgacattttttttgtttttgtttttttaaatattttcatttatctttgtagGCCTGCAGGCTGTACGCAACAAAACATTTAAGAGTATTATTGAGAGCTAATGTTGAATTCTTCAATAATTGGGGAATTGAATTACTAGTGACCCAGCTACacgataaaaacaaaacaatttcttcTGAAGCTCTTGATATTCTGGATGAAGCATGTGAAGACAAGgtgaagtttattattttataatagaatACTCAGACatgaatttttcagttattttaattaattttaattataaaactactttttaatagaaaattatgtaaattataatgtGCTTAACATGGGGGTTTTGGAAATGGAGACTTTTTTATCTGTTTGTGATTGTTGATTTGCCTAATAATCACTTGTTTTAGGCCAATCTCCACGCCCTTGTTCAGATGAAGCCAGCTTTATCTCACCTTGGGGACAAAGGTTTGCTCCTCCTCCTGAggtaaatattaaggaaattttTCTAATAGTTATGTTTTTGTTGTATTCTCTCTAGCAATGTATTTTAAAGCTCAGTTCAAATCTAAATAGGAAGCCCTCTCAAGAGTTTAGTATTAACTTCTGTGAGAGAGGTCTGTTTCAGAATCTTAGACATCCTTTAATACTGAAactctgtctttttattgttttccttaatgtttcttttacatttctttgtcttctcatgattttcatgacattttctttactgtgattggattcatgtttttttcaagattatgaaagtttatttttatttacagtaaTAGTAATTGACCTTTTACCTTTAGGAAGGAGGTATTCCTAAAAGTCTGTTAGCTCCTTAAATGTAGTAGCGTTTAAGATATTTTAGCTCCTCAAGCTTGTGGTCAGACTCTGTGTTAAACTACTGCTTGTTTTAATTTACAGATTTCTTTCCATTCCAAAAGGATTTTCTTATCTGAACGAAAGGGGTTATGTAGCAAAACAATTGGAAAAATGGCACAAGGTAACTCTCTGTTGAATAAGTTTCAGTTGGTATGTTTTTATGTTAGGAAATAGATTTATGAATTCAGAGGATTTTTCATACCAGTGTTTTGAAGCTAAAAAGGTCAAATATATAAACAGTCATATGCAGTCAGGtcttaaattctaaataattatttgtatttatattcattgtttttaaactAGAGAACAGTCATTCTATAGTGAACTATTGATTTTATGTACATTCTACtgaaatttgttttcagtttaattGATACAATCTATTGATATAATTTGTGAACCCTACTTAACTCTCATTTCCTTTATGCTTATTCTTGGGTTTACTAAAACAGTTTTcctaaatgaaggaaggaaacagtTCTACCAAGCAGATATAATAacgtaaataaactttatttaggATGCTACTTTATGTAATCTGAGAACAGACTTCCTGCTCTTTTAGATAATGGGGAAACCTAGGAAGAAGGGAATAATTTCAAGTTATTAGAGAACTTCCTAGCTTTTCTTTAATTGGTCacactgtggttttattttgtttgaagcATTATAAATTGCCACAtgtatggggggagggaggagcagggaaagagggggagagaaagaatcccaagtagtctccacgctgtcggcgcagagccctacacagggttcaatctcatgaaccatgagatcatgacgtgagctgaaattaagtcagacccttcactgactgagccaaccaggtgcctctttagcatacatttctgaaaaaataaatgttgagtcAAAAAGTATGTGAATTAAACTTTTTGATACATACTGCCAAATTGCCTTCCAGAGAGGTTCTATCAATTCCTTCTTAATAGTTTAAAGTGGAGATCTCTTGAAATAAAGATACAGGTGACTGactctcagtttaaaaaatttaaatagaagttTTCCAAGTTAGAGTTggaaaaatttttacatttgacTTGATATAAATCAGTGGGGAAagatattttttacaaaaaggcACTAAAAtggtttaatttccttttttaagtttctagtgAATATTTTCAGGGTTcagtattaatttttttggtcttaattttattttgagagacagagcaaacgggggaggtgcagagagagagggagacacagagtctgaagcaggctccaggctctgagctgtcagcgcagaatccaatgtggggctcaaacccacggactgtgagatcatgacctgagctgaagtcggacgcttaactgactgtgccaccgagatgcccctgtttatttatatttaccagagaaaggaatttaaataaaatgaaaaaattatgaacTTATGtggactttaaaatattaattggaGATGGGAATAAAAGTAtaagcagaggggcgcctgggtggctcagttgatgaagcgtccaactcttgacttcgtctcaggtcatgatttcaccatcatgagattgagccctgttttgggctctgagctgacagcatgaaggctgcttgggattctctctctccctctctctccctacccctgctcactccctctctgctctcaaaataaactggaagaaaaaaaagtataagaaagcTTTTGGGGATGGTAGGCCATTTGCATTCATAACACTTTGTtttacccttttaaaaaatttcttaaatttcttgaaCAGatgctcatttttatatttatgcttcCAAGATTTGCTAGGTACCTAACATTATGAATCTAGTGAATGTTATTAATGATACTATATACAACTAAAACAATATTACCTTTCTAGGAATATAATTCAAAATACGTTGACTTGATTGAAGAACAACTTAATGAAGCACTTACTACTTATCGAAAGCCAGTTGATGGTGATAACTATGTTCGTCGGAGTAACCAAAGGTATGGACTGGTTAATGGAATAATTTATTGCTGgtactcaaaaaaaattaaagccagtttgtaataattctttattgtttgaaataaagaaatttatttcctgtactgacaaaaaaaaatcttatagcATAGCATTGATTGCTGAAAGATTCCAGTGTCACTTATAACATGCTGAATATCGTTATTGGTCTAATCCATATACCCTTCATGCTCTTACCCCAGTCTGCTACTTGGAGGCCGGCTAACCTTAGTTTTCTAGAGAAATCCTTATGCTTCtccactttcatatttttttgtatGCCAAGGGATTGTATCTTTATCTGTATTTCAGAAGTAGTACCAATAAAGTAGTGCTTTATTAGTAGTCCTTGTTTGAATTAGCATATTGTACATAAGCCAGCAGGTATGTCGGTATTCTCTGTTACATAGATTACAGCGTCCTCATGTCTACCTGCCTGTACACCTGTATGGACAACTGGTACACCACAAAACAGGCTGTCATCTGTTGGAAGTGCAGGTAAAAACATaatgtaatcattttaaataGCTATAGTGGTAGGAAAAATTCTTAATATTGCTTAAGTAGTATCTTTGCAAAAACTTCTCAAAAGCCTTAAAGTTAGTGCCATAATTGCTTTAAAAGCCATCTCTCTTAGAACTGATGTAGGCATTCTGTTTGTAATCGTTAGACATATTACTTCCTTGCATGCCTTGCCTTTCCCTGACTTAGATGTTGCATAGGGAATTTGGTAATAGAGTGGGTAACCCACTGAGAATCTGAGTTTTGTCCTTTCCAGTTTTGGGGGGAAGTTTCTCTCTAGTAAAAACGTActgaaaaagtgaattttttcaTTCTCATTGGGAAGTTAAACTGAACCTGAAATAGACTTAGTTATCTTTGATGGGCAGCAAACTGGGAGTATTAGTTCCTGTGTGTACCTCCCTGTGCCCTGTACTTTGGGAAGGGAAACAGGCTAGTCACGTGGTTGTGCTTTCGTCCTCAGCACGCCAAGTTGATGGCTCTGAATATGTCTTGCTACTATTTTCAGTAAATGTAACCTTTTACTTACTTTAGAAATAGATCTATAAATATTCGTGTATGTTTCATCTGAGCAGCAGTAATCTAGCAGTTGATGttcatttttgtatccatgtttatCTCAGGGGCAAAAGTTTTGCGTGAATACATTCTAGTGTCCTATTTTATATTATGTCTATGAAAACtctataaaaatactttatattagtGTTCTTAATACActaatactattttatatttttaaaaaatgataattatggcTGACATTTTTATAATACTGGGTGCCAAGTACTTTGTTAAGCACTTTATATGTAATAATTAAGTCATTAAACCTTTTGAGACAGATCTCTGTCTTAGAGATTAGGAAATAAAGTATCGGGAGATTAGATAACTTGCTCAAAGCCACATagctttcttccttgttttttctttctttctccagaatGTTGTTACCGAACTCTGTCAAAACGTTCGTACACCAGATTTGGATAAgtgggaagaaattaaaaaactgaaagcatCTCTTTGGGCCTTGGTTTGTAATAAACACTTCTATAAgatcttcattattttaaaaattttctaattttcccattaataataaaaatcattttatttggaaCTTGTCAGATTAATGTTCTAAGACCAAGATTGTGTCTGcccattataaatatttctaggCTGGAAGATAGATGATTAAACTGTTAGTTTTCTTGCTAAGAAAAATGGAACATTGACTTCTGAAGTTCTTTATTTGAggttttgtttcacatttttccaTCATAGATGgggttaattttttgtttttggtagctTTCCAAATTTCTTGAGTTactcttataaatatatttgatataaatgatttcttttcttttagggaaaTATTGGCTCATCAAATTGGGGTCTCAATTTGCTACAGGAAGAAAATGTGATTCCAGATATACTAAAACTTGCAAAGCAGTGTGAGGTTCTTTCAATCAGAGGGTATGTTATTTCACTCATAAATctttctattgtgtatatatattattgttcACAAATGGCTGTGAGAGGTGACTATTTTATGATTCAGTGTAGTCCATTAGAACTCTTAATTTACCAAAAGTCTTAATGatataagatagaaaaaaaaaaaggaggaggcacctggctggttcagtcagtagtagagcatgtgactcttggtctcagggtcatgagtttgagccccacatcggcagtagaatatactttaaaacaaaaaagattttggggcacctgggtggctcagtcagttaagtgtctgactttagctcaggtcatgatcttgtgggttatgagtttgagccccacattgggctttgcagagtgcggagccttcttgggattctgtcttcgccggcctggcccctggcccaTTCCCATTTgagctctctttcaaaataaataaataaacttaaaaaaaacttttttaagcaaaaaaaaaaaaaaaaaaagatttttaaatgcactAAGTTAAACATCTTAAGGAGCTTCTTCTTGTCTAatgttattattccttttttatcgTTATAATGTTGAAGTTTAGTAACAGCAGATAAGCATTGACAGTGTGATGTATGTTCAAATATTGCAGTAGTCCAGTAGCCCAAGTATCAGGTTGATCCCAGAAAAGCtatcatatatatatcattttttcctAAGATTGCATTATGTTCTTTTAAATTGCTTCATTGAAATTATGATGTATTTTAGAAAggttttcatgttatttatttcttctgagttACTCCTAACTCatctaaatacattttttccctaatttttaatcacttttaaagaaaattcgaATTACATATAGCAGACTAGTATTTTGTGGTTGCTTTAAGAAATTTCAGTTTGGAAATATGAATACTTTATTACCACATCTTTTCCATGCAGGACCTGTGTATATGTGCTTGGCCTCATAGCCAAAACCAAACAAGGCTGTGATGTTCTGAAATGTCACAGCTGGGATTCTGTAAGGCACAGTCGCAAACATCTGTGGCCAGTCGTTCCCGATGATGTAGAGCAACTCTGTAATGAACTCTCATCTATCCCGAGCACCCTGAGTTTGAACTCCGAGTCAACCAGCTCACGACATAATAGTGAAAGTGAATCTGCACCATCAAGTGAGTAGTGTTGACAAACTAACATGAAGTTAGCTAAAATTAACATTTGCATTTGTAATGTCacagtttaaatatatttgttatattcctaatttacttttttctaagaTAATTTGGCAGTAATGgtgtcttagaaaaaaatattgcctTTTCACAACAGAGAGGATAGCCACCATCTacattgttctctctctttgccttctaAACAGCTTTTGGACAGTCGTACTtacagaattaaagaaagaagctATGTGCCAGCAGAACCATTCTGATTTTTGCttattctaaaatctaaaaagtaaatattcagtTACCATCTTCATTTGCATACTTTGTTCACTGATTTTTCAGATATAGAGATTATTGAACCAGAATGTATTTATTAAGAGATATAttcatatgttcattttttttgagagaggagctaaatttaaaaactaaacagtgAAATTATTAAAAGATTGAGTGTCAGAAATCAATTCAAGATTTAAGACCTgttccttttaagaaaataatgcaaCATTTATCAAACCATGGTTCATCAGGTCTAAGATGCTATGAATTAGAAGATGCGCCAGTATTTTAATGTaccactaaaaaaacaaaacagtgctgCTTATTAAACTAGGACATACCACTGATTGCAGGATGCATTCTGATTTTAGAGATATTAAGTATGAAAAATGTGCCTCTTAGAATCAACAAAATATGGCCTACAATATGCAAATTTATTtagaggtttctttctttcaaaatatatttgaagtagTTTATACTTactcaacaaaaattaaaaataaaaataggataaaatctCATAGATTTCATTAGACACCCAGATTGAGTCTTTTACTAGAATTAGACGCTGAATTTAGATGATTTCTTTAGTgcctaaaagaaaataacaaatctaattggtttatttttatttatttatttattttaatgtttttattttatttatttttgagacagagagagagagagtgtgtgtgtgagcaggggagggtcagagagagagggagacacagaatctgaagacaggctccatgctctgagctagcagggctcaaactcaacgaacttcaagatcatgacctgagccgaagtcagacgcttaaccgactgagccactaaacCTCATTGGtttaaacatgaaattaaaatgcTGTGACTTGGTtccttggaaatatattttaggacTGAGAATTCATTTCTGTTGTAATTTGAAGAATAAACTAACAGGAATCTATACCAACTGAGTGAACATCCATGGTCAAATctccttcttttgtctttatttttttttttaatgtttttttattttgagagagagagagcatgtgcatgatcaggggaagagcaaagagaggaagagagagaaccccacacaggctctgtgctgtcagtgcagagccccagaaTGTGAGGcttcatcccacaaactgtgagatcataacctgagccgaaatcagattcttagccacctaggggcccctccttcttttttcttaattttatcctGAATATTTGGAGATTATGGAAGTTCACTGCCATTAAAACAatcaggagtacctgggtggctcagtaggttaagtgtctgactcttaggctcaggtcatgatctgataggTTCATtaggttgagccctgtgtcaggctctgcactgtcagctcaaactgcttgggattctctctttccctctctctctctctgcccttccagtgcttgtgtgtgtgtctctctctccccccagtccccctctctctgtctctcagtaaataaacattaaaaaaataaacagtcaaACAAAACACACTTCATGTAAACCGTGCCATATTAATcctctaatttttctttggaaataacaAGGTCCTTGTAATGACgtaatttcacattttattcagGTTCAAACACTTGGTCTCAAGAAGTTCTTATATGGCTTCTCAGCagtttaaacctttatttttgaattttttttcccccagatgactattaaacaaaaaattctggaaatacaTCACTAATAGTTGGTGTGCTTTTGTTGGTTGTTCTTTATGTGCTTTGATGAACAATCCTTTGATCATAGGTATGTTCATAATGGAGGACGACCGATTTGGCAGCAGCTCTACTAGTACATTTTTTCTTGACATCAATGAAGATACAGAGCCACCATTTTATGATCGACCTGGACCTATAAAGGATAAAAATTCATTCCCTTTCTTTGCTTCTAGTAAACTAGTGAAGAATCGTATCTTAAATTCGCTTACTTTGCCTAATAAAAAACATCGTAGTAGCAGTGATCCAAAAGGAGGGAAGCCATCATctgaaaataagacaaacaacAGGCGGATCAGAACACTTACGGAGCCCAGTGTCGACTTTAATCATAGTGATGATTTCACACCCATATCCACAGTACAGAAAACATTACAACTAGAAACTTCATTTGTTGGGAACAAGCACATTGAAGACACTGGTAGTACTCCAAGTATTGGAGAGAATGACTTAAAATTCACCAAGAGTTTTGGTACAGAGAAtcacagagaaaacacaagccGAGAGAGATTAATTGTAGAAAGTTCAACAAGCTCACATATGAAGATACGTAGCCAAAGTTTTAATACAGACACTACAACGAGTGGAATAAGTTCAATGAGCTCAAGTCCTTCACGAGAGACAGTAGGTGTCGATGCTACCACTGTGGACACAGACTGTGGAAGTATGAGTACTGTGGTAAGTACTAAAACTGTTAAGACGAGCCACTATTTGACGCCACAGTCTAaccatctgtctctctccaaatcaaACTCAGTGTCCCTGGTGCCTCCAGGTTCTTCTCATACGCTTCCAAGAAGAGCACAGTCCCTTAAAGCACCCTCTATTGCTACAATTAAAAGTCTAGCAGATTGTAACTTTAGTTACACAAGTTCTAGAGACGCTTTTGGCTACGCTACACTGAAAAGATTACAGCAACAAAGAATGCATCCATCCTTATCTCATTCTGAAGCTTTGGCATCTCCAGCAAAAGATGTGCTATTTACTGATACCATCACCATGAAGGCCAACAGCTTTGAATCCAGGTTAACACCAAGCAGGTGAgcaaatatacacttaaaaatgaacaataacGGTTGCATTTTAACAGGCTTAATGGAAAGCATTAGGAAGGTTTTACATCTACATAAGCCTCAGAACAACCCATTACAATTGCTTACTATGGTAGGCTATAAGCTCCTAGTTACCCGATATGATTTGAAATGGATTCTTGCAGCTGCgaggggggaaaagaaattttattaggCCCTGAAAATAAACATAGATGCTTTGCAAGGACCCACAAgtcacaagtttttttttatttctcgcTTCTGCAAGGAtcgattttaaaaagaagcatgtCGGGGGAGTCAGGAGCTTAAGACCTACAATAACAAACAACCTTTTCAGGTAGGTCAATTTAAGGCTCCAAAAGTtgaccttattattattatttttttaagtacctaCAAATTTTAgtgaaattcttttcattttgtcttaagTAGCTGTGATTATTTGGTAGGAACctcataaacattaaatgaattcCTTGGCCTTGAGGATTCACAGTAGTTTGCCTACCAGGAACATGTAGGGATTTCTGTGCTGTATCTAAAGATTCTATCAAGTTGACCAAAATAAACAGCTTTGGTTTTAAAAGATAGGCAGTGTTAAATTTGACTGTCGGAATAGATTTTTATACCTGTTCTTAGTTGTTGTTGGGCCAATTACTTACTTTTAAACACTTCCTTAGTTTTTGGTTATTAATTTATGTTCATTTAGATGGATTAGTATTTGTCAGGTACTGAGATCGTGCCTGACacctgtcatcatcatcatcattatggGCAATAATTTCCTATGTAAACCATTTGGCTCTTACAGAACCAAATTCTTAACATAAAGAAGTTATTAAGCAGTTTTGTTTCAGTGATGCTAATACATTTAGTAGAGGGGGTTCCTTTGCAGcagagaataaattatatttcatttgataaaatttt
This region of Suricata suricatta isolate VVHF042 chromosome 6, meerkat_22Aug2017_6uvM2_HiC, whole genome shotgun sequence genomic DNA includes:
- the RICTOR gene encoding rapamycin-insensitive companion of mTOR isoform X8, giving the protein MAAIGRGRSLKNLRIRGRNDSGEENVPLDLTREPSDNLREILQNVAKLQGVSNMRKLGHLNNFTKLLCDIGHSEEKLGFNYEDIIICLRLALLNEAKEVRAAGLRALRYLIHDSSILQKVLKLKVDYLIARCIDIQQSNEVERTQALRLVRKMITVNASLFPSSVANSLIAVGNDGLQERDRMVRACIAIICELALQNPEVVALRGGLNTILKNVIDCQLSRINEALITTILHLLNHPKTRQYVRADVELERILAPYTDFHYRHSPDTAEGQLKEDREARFLASKMGIIATFRSWAGIINLCKPGNSGIQSLIGVLCIPNMEIRRGLLEVLYDIFRLPLPVVTEEFIEALLSVDPGRFQDSWRLSDGFVAAEAKTILPHRARSRPDLMDNYLALILSAFIRNGLLEGLVEVITNSDDHISVRATVLLGELLHMANTILPHSHSHHLHCLPTLMNMAASFDIPKEKRLRASAALNCLKRFHEMKKRGPKPYSLHLDHIIQKAIATHQKRDQYLRVQKDIFVLKDTEEALLMNLRDSQVLQHKENLEWNWNLIGTILKWPNVNLRNYKDEQLHRFVRRLLYFYKPSSKLYANLDLDFAKSKQLTVVGCQFTEFLLESEEDGQGYLEDLVKDIVQWLNASSGMKPERSLQNNGLLTTLSQHYFLFIGTLSCHPHGVKMLEKCSVFQCLLNLCSLKNQDHLLKLTVSSLDYSRDGLARVILSKILTAATDACRLYATKHLRVLLRANVEFFNNWGIELLVTQLHDKNKTISSEALDILDEACEDKANLHALVQMKPALSHLGDKGLLLLLRFLSIPKGFSYLNERGYVAKQLEKWHKEYNSKYVDLIEEQLNEALTTYRKPVDGDNYVRRSNQRLQRPHVYLPVHLYGQLVHHKTGCHLLEVQNVVTELCQNVRTPDLDKWEEIKKLKASLWALGNIGSSNWGLNLLQEENVIPDILKLAKQCEVLSIRGTCVYVLGLIAKTKQGCDVLKCHSWDSVRHSRKHLWPVVPDDVEQLCNELSSIPSTLSLNSESTSSRHNSESESAPSSMFIMEDDRFGSSSTSTFFLDINEDTEPPFYDRPGPIKDKNSFPFFASSKLVKNRILNSLTLPNKKHRSSSDPKGGKPSSENKTNNRRIRTLTEPSVDFNHSDDFTPISTVQKTLQLETSFVGNKHIEDTGSTPSIGENDLKFTKSFGTENHRENTSRERLIVESSTSSHMKIRSQSFNTDTTTSGISSMSSSPSRETVGVDATTVDTDCGSMSTVVSTKTVKTSHYLTPQSNHLSLSKSNSVSLVPPGSSHTLPRRAQSLKAPSIATIKSLADCNFSYTSSRDAFGYATLKRLQQQRMHPSLSHSEALASPAKDVLFTDTITMKANSFESRLTPSRIDFKKKHVGGVRSLRPTITNNLFRYSSGFGNPINSE
- the RICTOR gene encoding rapamycin-insensitive companion of mTOR isoform X6, with protein sequence MVRACIAIICELALQNPEVVALRGGLNTILKNVIDCQLSRINEALITTILHLLNHPKTRQYVRADVELERILAPYTDFHYRHSPDTAEGQLKEDREARFLASKMGIIATFRSWAGIINLCKPGNSGIQSLIGVLCIPNMEIRRGLLEVLYDIFRLPLPVVTEEFIEALLSVDPGRFQDSWRLSDGFVAAEAKTILPHRARSRPDLMDNYLALILSAFIRNGLLEGLVEVITNSDDHISVRATVLLGELLHMANTILPHSHSHHLHCLPTLMNMAASFDIPKEKRLRASAALNCLKRFHEMKKRGPKPYSLHLDHIIQKAIATHQKRDQYLRVQKDIFVLKDTEEALLMNLRDSQVLQHKENLEWNWNLIGTILKWPNVNLRNYKDEQLHRFVRRLLYFYKPSSKLYANLDLDFAKSKQLTVVGCQFTEFLLESEEDGQGYLEDLVKDIVQWLNASSGMKPERSLQNNGLLTTLSQHYFLFIGTLSCHPHGVKMLEKCSVFQCLLNLCSLKNQDHLLKLTVSSLDYSRDGLARVILSKILTAATDACRLYATKHLRVLLRANVEFFNNWGIELLVTQLHDKNKTISSEALDILDEACEDKANLHALVQMKPALSHLGDKGLLLLLRFLSIPKGFSYLNERGYVAKQLEKWHKEYNSKYVDLIEEQLNEALTTYRKPVDGDNYVRRSNQRLQRPHVYLPVHLYGQLVHHKTGCHLLEVQNVVTELCQNVRTPDLDKWEEIKKLKASLWALGNIGSSNWGLNLLQEENVIPDILKLAKQCEVLSIRGTCVYVLGLIAKTKQGCDVLKCHSWDSVRHSRKHLWPVVPDDVEQLCNELSSIPSTLSLNSESTSSRHNSESESAPSSMFIMEDDRFGSSSTSTFFLDINEDTEPPFYDRPGPIKDKNSFPFFASSKLVKNRILNSLTLPNKKHRSSSDPKGGKPSSENKTNNRRIRTLTEPSVDFNHSDDFTPISTVQKTLQLETSFVGNKHIEDTGSTPSIGENDLKFTKSFGTENHRENTSRERLIVESSTSSHMKIRSQSFNTDTTTSGISSMSSSPSRETVGVDATTVDTDCGSMSTVVSTKTVKTSHYLTPQSNHLSLSKSNSVSLVPPGSSHTLPRRAQSLKAPSIATIKSLADCNFSYTSSRDAFGYATLKRLQQQRMHPSLSHSEALASPAKDVLFTDTITMKANSFESRLTPSRIDFKKKHVGGVRSLRPTITNNLFRFMKALSYASLDKEDLLSPINQNTLQRSSSVRSMVSSAAYGSSDDYIGLALPVDINDIFQVKDIPYFQTKNIPPHDDRGARVFAHDAGGLPSGTGGLVKNSFHLLRQQMSLTEIMNSIHSDASLFLESTEDTGLQEHTDDNCLYCVCIEILGFQPSNQLSAICSHSDLQDIPYSDWCEQTIHNPLEVVPSKFSGISGCSDGVSQEGSASSTKSTELLLGVKTIPDDTPMCRILLRKEVLRLVINLSSSVSTKCHETGLLTIKEKYPQTFDDICLYSEVSHLLSHCTFRLPCRRFIQELFQDVQFLQMHEEAEAVLATPPKQPGLDASAES